The nucleotide sequence CAGACATGATTTATTCGTCAGTAATGTTGAAAACGATGGGAACTTGCATGCGGGTGTTGACCGCACGTCCGTCTTTTTTACCGGGGCGGAAACGCCACTTGGAGACGGCCTGGATGGCTGCTTGCTCGAATTCGCGGTGCGAGGATTTTACGGAGTAGGCTTCACGAACATTGCCGCGGGCATCGACAATGAAGCCGACGACCACTTGTCCGGTGATACCGGCCCGGCGCATCTCAAACGGATAGTTTGGTTTGGCTTGGAAACGGGGGGTGGGCTGTTGATCGAGGTTCTTCAGATCAAACAGGTCCTTCATGCCCTGACCGATGGCGCGAGTGGCGCTGGTCTTGGGAATGGAAACGATTCCCGTGGGGCGTTCGAGTCCGGGAGGGGGAGGAGGCTGCAGTTTCTGCACGAACGGCGTCTCGACATTGACCGACGGGACGTCGGCCTGCATGGGCGGGGCGAATTCGATTTCCTCGGGGGGAGCGTCATCGGTGGATTCGATAATTTCTTCCGGTTCTGGTTCGAGGGGAGGCATTTCCATCAATTCGATGGTAAATTCCTCTTCGACCACGGCGGCTTGCACGACTTCCTTTTCGGGGAAGAGGCGGTCACCGAATAGGAATCCGGCGTGAAGGCTGACGGAGACGAGAAGTCCGATAATAAGGTCGCGAGTCATGGGACAGATTTCCTGGGTTTAGCGACCGGTGGGACGGTAGACGGTCTCGAACGATACCTGTTTGATACCGGCGTCACGCACCGCGTCCAAGATCTTGATGGTTTCGCCGTATTTGGCGAGGTCGTCAGACGTCAACAAGACGCGAGGGTTGGGCTCTTCCACGTATTTGGAGAGACGGTATTTCACTTCCGCCATCGTGATCAGTTCCTGATTCCAGTAGTAGTTGCCACTGTCGGATACTTGCAACGTGATCGGCTTGTCGTCGTCGTTTTGATTCGGACGGGGCGGAACCGCCTGGGGAAGGTTGATCGGAATCGATTGGATGCGAT is from Synoicihabitans lomoniglobus and encodes:
- a CDS encoding ExbD/TolR family protein — translated: MAGGGKTQKLTEEHAKEARIEIIPLIDVIFFLLATFVLFTLSLNRIQSIPINLPQAVPPRPNQNDDDKPITLQVSDSGNYYWNQELITMAEVKYRLSKYVEEPNPRVLLTSDDLAKYGETIKILDAVRDAGIKQVSFETVYRPTGR
- a CDS encoding energy transducer TonB, which encodes MTRDLIIGLLVSVSLHAGFLFGDRLFPEKEVVQAAVVEEEFTIELMEMPPLEPEPEEIIESTDDAPPEEIEFAPPMQADVPSVNVETPFVQKLQPPPPPGLERPTGIVSIPKTSATRAIGQGMKDLFDLKNLDQQPTPRFQAKPNYPFEMRRAGITGQVVVGFIVDARGNVREAYSVKSSHREFEQAAIQAVSKWRFRPGKKDGRAVNTRMQVPIVFNITDE